One stretch of Glycine soja cultivar W05 chromosome 7, ASM419377v2, whole genome shotgun sequence DNA includes these proteins:
- the LOC114418577 gene encoding leucine-rich repeat extensin-like protein 4 isoform X2 — translation MRKKTYSDLSLLLILVAQSLSASSFSHNGPLTDAQVSFIKQRQLLYYKDEFGDRGEKVTLDPSFVFENDRLKSAYIALQAWKEAILSDPKNLTQDWLGPNVCNYSYVFCAPAPDNHKIRTVAGIDLNHGDIAGYLPEELGLLTDLALLHINTNRFCGTLPHKFDRLKLLFELDLSNNRFAGKFPDVVLRLPQLKFLDLRFNEFEGTVPKELFDKDLDAIFINDNRFVFDLPENFGNSPVSVIVLANNRFHGCVPAGIGNMKRLNEIILMNNAFRSCFPAEIGLLQNLTVFDVSFNQLLGPLPDAIGGAVSLEQLNVAHNLLSGKIPESICKLPNLQNFTYSYNFFTGEPPRCLALPAFDDRRNCLPARPAQRSAGQCKSFLSHPVDCNSFRCKPFVPSLPPPPPPSPPLPSPPPPPSPVYIPHSPPPPPPPVYSPPPPPPVYSPPPPPPVYSPPPPPPVYSPPPPPPPVYSPPPPPPPPPPPPPVYSPPPPPPSPPPPSPPPPSPPPVYSPPPPPPPPSPPPPSPPPPSPPPPVYSPPPPPPSPPPPSPTYCVRSPPPPSPPPPSPPPPPPPVFSPPPPVQYYYSSPPPPQHSPPPPPPHSPPPPPPSPPPPVYPYLSPPPPPPVHSPPPPVYSPPPPPPSPPPCIEPPPPPPPCIEPPPPPPSPPPCEEHSPPPPSPHPAPYHPPPSPSPPPPPVQYNSPPPPSPPPPTPVYHYNSPPPPSFPPPTPVYEGPLPPVIGVSYASPPPPPFY, via the exons ATGAGGAAGAAAACCTATTCCGACTTGTCTCTCTTGCTCATTCTGGTTGCTCAGTCCCTCTCTGCCTCCTCATTCTCACACAATGGACCTCTCACCGACGCCCAAGTCTCTTTCATCAAGCAGCGTCAGCTTCTTTATTACAAGGACGAGTTCGGTGACAGAGGAGAAAAGGTAACCCTAGATCCCTCCTTCGTCTTCGAAAACGACCGTTTGAAAAGCGCTTATATAGCGTTACAAGCCTGGAAGGAAGCCATTCTCTCCGATCCCAAGAACCTCACGCAGGACTGGCTGGGACCCAATGTTTGCAACTACTCCTACGTTTTCTGCGCTCCGGCTCCTGACAACCATAAGATCCGCACCGTCGCCGGCATCGACCTCAACCACGGCGACATTGCCGGATACCTTCCTGAGGAGCTAGGTTTGCTCACCGACCTCGCTCTTCTCCACATCAACACCAACCGTTTCTGCGGCACTTTGCCGCACAAGTTCGACAGGCTGAAACTCCTCTTCGAGTTAGATCTCAGCAACAACCGTTTCGCCGGGAAGTTCCCCGACGTGGTGCTGCGTTTGCCGCAGCTCAAGTTTCTAGATCTGAGATTCAACGAATTCGAAGGCACGGTTCCGAAGGAGCTCTTCGACAAGGACCTGGACGCGATTTTCATCAATGACAACCGCTTCGTCTTCGACTTGCCGGAAAATTTCGGAAACTCGCCGGTGTCGGTGATCGTGCTGGCGAACAACCGCTTCCACGGATGCGTGCCGGCGGGAATCGGCAACATGAAGAGGCTGAAcgagattattttgatgaacaACGCGTTCAGGTCGTGCTTCCCTGCGGAGATAGGGTTGCTGCAGAACTTGACGGTGTTCGATGTAAGCTTCAACCAGTTGTTGGGGCCTTTGCCTGATGCTATTGGAGGTGCGGTGAGTTTGGAGCAGTTGAATGTGGCGCATAACTTGCTGTCAGGGAAGATTCCAGAGAGCATTTGTAAGCTTCCGAATCTGCAGAACTTTACTTACTCTTATAACTTCTTCACTGGCGAGCCGCCAAGGTGTCTCGCTTTGCCGGCGTTTGATGACCGCCGCAACTGCCTCCCGGCTAGGCCGGCCCAGCGCTCCGCCGGGCAATGTAAGTCGTTTTTGTCGCACCCTGTCGATTGTAATTCGTTTAGGTGTAAGCCTTTTGTTCCTTCAttgcctcctcctcctcctccctcACCACCATTGCCATCGCCGCCGCCACCGCCGTCGCCAGTTTACATTCCTCATTCC CCTCCACCGCCACCACCGCCGGTGTATTCACCGCCTCCTCCACCACCAGTGTATTCTCCGCCGCCACCACCACCAGTGTATTCTCCGCCGCCACCACCTCCAGTGTATTCTccgccgccaccaccacctccagtGTATTCACCTCCACCTCCGccaccacctcctcctccaccaccaccggTTTATTCTCCCCCTCCGCCACCACCTTCTCCACCACCACCGTCCCCGCCTCCTCCTTCACCACCACCAGTCTATTCTCCACCGCCACCGCCACCGCCACCTTCTCCACCGCCACCATCACCTCCTCCGCCTTCACCTCCACCACCAGTCTAttcacctcctcctccaccGCCTTCACCACCGCCGCCCTCGCCAACATATTGTGTAAGGTCTCCACCGCCACCTTCACCGCCTCCACCATCACCTCCACCTCCACCACCTCCAGTATTCTCCCCACCACCACCTGTGCAATACTACTATAGCTCACCACCACCTCCGCAACACTCTCCGCCGCCACCTCCACCACATTCGcccccaccaccaccaccttcacCGCCGCCACCTGTTTATCCCTAtttatcaccaccaccacctcctccaGTTCACTCTCCTCCCCCTCCAGTCTattctccaccaccaccacccccaTCTCCACCACCTTGTATAGAGCCACCTCCACCGCCACCACCTTGTATAGaaccaccacctccaccaccaTCCCCACCACCATGTGAAGAGcattcaccaccaccaccatcaccacaCCCTGCACCTTACCATCCACCACCATCTCCATCGCCACCACCTCCCCCGGTTCAATATaattcaccaccaccaccatcaccgcCACCTCCAACACCTGTTTATCATTACAATTCACCGCCGCCACCGTCATTTCCACCACCTACACCTGTATATGAAGGGCCTTTGCCACCTGTCATCGGAGTCTCATATGcatctcctcctccaccacccttTTATTGA
- the LOC114418577 gene encoding leucine-rich repeat extensin-like protein 4 isoform X1 — translation MRKKTYSDLSLLLILVAQSLSASSFSHNGPLTDAQVSFIKQRQLLYYKDEFGDRGEKVTLDPSFVFENDRLKSAYIALQAWKEAILSDPKNLTQDWLGPNVCNYSYVFCAPAPDNHKIRTVAGIDLNHGDIAGYLPEELGLLTDLALLHINTNRFCGTLPHKFDRLKLLFELDLSNNRFAGKFPDVVLRLPQLKFLDLRFNEFEGTVPKELFDKDLDAIFINDNRFVFDLPENFGNSPVSVIVLANNRFHGCVPAGIGNMKRLNEIILMNNAFRSCFPAEIGLLQNLTVFDVSFNQLLGPLPDAIGGAVSLEQLNVAHNLLSGKIPESICKLPNLQNFTYSYNFFTGEPPRCLALPAFDDRRNCLPARPAQRSAGQCKSFLSHPVDCNSFRCKPFVPSLPPPPPPSPPLPSPPPPPSPVYIPHSPPPPPPPVYSPPPPPPPPPVYSPPPPPPVYSPPPPPPVYSPPPPPPVYSPPPPPPPVYSPPPPPPPPPPPPPVYSPPPPPPSPPPPSPPPPSPPPVYSPPPPPPPPSPPPPSPPPPSPPPPVYSPPPPPPSPPPPSPTYCVRSPPPPSPPPPSPPPPPPPVFSPPPPVQYYYSSPPPPQHSPPPPPPHSPPPPPPSPPPPVYPYLSPPPPPPVHSPPPPVYSPPPPPPSPPPCIEPPPPPPPCIEPPPPPPSPPPCEEHSPPPPSPHPAPYHPPPSPSPPPPPVQYNSPPPPSPPPPTPVYHYNSPPPPSFPPPTPVYEGPLPPVIGVSYASPPPPPFY, via the coding sequence ATGAGGAAGAAAACCTATTCCGACTTGTCTCTCTTGCTCATTCTGGTTGCTCAGTCCCTCTCTGCCTCCTCATTCTCACACAATGGACCTCTCACCGACGCCCAAGTCTCTTTCATCAAGCAGCGTCAGCTTCTTTATTACAAGGACGAGTTCGGTGACAGAGGAGAAAAGGTAACCCTAGATCCCTCCTTCGTCTTCGAAAACGACCGTTTGAAAAGCGCTTATATAGCGTTACAAGCCTGGAAGGAAGCCATTCTCTCCGATCCCAAGAACCTCACGCAGGACTGGCTGGGACCCAATGTTTGCAACTACTCCTACGTTTTCTGCGCTCCGGCTCCTGACAACCATAAGATCCGCACCGTCGCCGGCATCGACCTCAACCACGGCGACATTGCCGGATACCTTCCTGAGGAGCTAGGTTTGCTCACCGACCTCGCTCTTCTCCACATCAACACCAACCGTTTCTGCGGCACTTTGCCGCACAAGTTCGACAGGCTGAAACTCCTCTTCGAGTTAGATCTCAGCAACAACCGTTTCGCCGGGAAGTTCCCCGACGTGGTGCTGCGTTTGCCGCAGCTCAAGTTTCTAGATCTGAGATTCAACGAATTCGAAGGCACGGTTCCGAAGGAGCTCTTCGACAAGGACCTGGACGCGATTTTCATCAATGACAACCGCTTCGTCTTCGACTTGCCGGAAAATTTCGGAAACTCGCCGGTGTCGGTGATCGTGCTGGCGAACAACCGCTTCCACGGATGCGTGCCGGCGGGAATCGGCAACATGAAGAGGCTGAAcgagattattttgatgaacaACGCGTTCAGGTCGTGCTTCCCTGCGGAGATAGGGTTGCTGCAGAACTTGACGGTGTTCGATGTAAGCTTCAACCAGTTGTTGGGGCCTTTGCCTGATGCTATTGGAGGTGCGGTGAGTTTGGAGCAGTTGAATGTGGCGCATAACTTGCTGTCAGGGAAGATTCCAGAGAGCATTTGTAAGCTTCCGAATCTGCAGAACTTTACTTACTCTTATAACTTCTTCACTGGCGAGCCGCCAAGGTGTCTCGCTTTGCCGGCGTTTGATGACCGCCGCAACTGCCTCCCGGCTAGGCCGGCCCAGCGCTCCGCCGGGCAATGTAAGTCGTTTTTGTCGCACCCTGTCGATTGTAATTCGTTTAGGTGTAAGCCTTTTGTTCCTTCAttgcctcctcctcctcctccctcACCACCATTGCCATCGCCGCCGCCACCGCCGTCGCCAGTTTACATTCCTCATTCCCCTCCACCGCCACCACCGCCGGTGTATTCACCGCCTCCTCCACCGCCACCACCGCCGGTGTATTCACCGCCTCCTCCACCACCAGTGTATTCTCCGCCGCCACCACCACCAGTGTATTCTCCGCCGCCACCACCTCCAGTGTATTCTccgccgccaccaccacctccagtGTATTCACCTCCACCTCCGccaccacctcctcctccaccaccaccggTTTATTCTCCCCCTCCGCCACCACCTTCTCCACCACCACCGTCCCCGCCTCCTCCTTCACCACCACCAGTCTATTCTCCACCGCCACCGCCACCGCCACCTTCTCCACCGCCACCATCACCTCCTCCGCCTTCACCTCCACCACCAGTCTAttcacctcctcctccaccGCCTTCACCACCGCCGCCCTCGCCAACATATTGTGTAAGGTCTCCACCGCCACCTTCACCGCCTCCACCATCACCTCCACCTCCACCACCTCCAGTATTCTCCCCACCACCACCTGTGCAATACTACTATAGCTCACCACCACCTCCGCAACACTCTCCGCCGCCACCTCCACCACATTCGcccccaccaccaccaccttcacCGCCGCCACCTGTTTATCCCTAtttatcaccaccaccacctcctccaGTTCACTCTCCTCCCCCTCCAGTCTattctccaccaccaccacccccaTCTCCACCACCTTGTATAGAGCCACCTCCACCGCCACCACCTTGTATAGaaccaccacctccaccaccaTCCCCACCACCATGTGAAGAGcattcaccaccaccaccatcaccacaCCCTGCACCTTACCATCCACCACCATCTCCATCGCCACCACCTCCCCCGGTTCAATATaattcaccaccaccaccatcaccgcCACCTCCAACACCTGTTTATCATTACAATTCACCGCCGCCACCGTCATTTCCACCACCTACACCTGTATATGAAGGGCCTTTGCCACCTGTCATCGGAGTCTCATATGcatctcctcctccaccacccttTTATTGA